One genomic region from Epinephelus moara isolate mb chromosome 8, YSFRI_EMoa_1.0, whole genome shotgun sequence encodes:
- the LOC126394109 gene encoding arrestin domain-containing protein 3-like, whose product MPSIQSFTMTYDALNEEGTFSEGDTITGKITLVLFKATTVESLFVKAKGDADVRWTKKSGDHTRTYSSHRRYFKLKKFLISEDSQETVVPRGTHVYNFVFNIPQGSMPSSFKGTHGKIVYKLEAKLSRSWKMDRTVEKDIRFVSKSFPNLPALMSRQVGSKKKEMGLFSSGYAIMDVIVDKKAYAPGETMVIVAKINNSSSTEMTPKFRLGQDVVYRANGSTKHEGNVIHKLADQLIPSRTQKDIRCTVKIPGDLMPSIQNCESISVEYHLKVYLDISFAFDPEIIFPLVIIPKDLAPGPQPHEAAGPYPAGAVGGPSYSDFPPSAVSMGPYPTSPHSGSYRSPRAQRNSTPPPVYPGNPPVYAGSPGMYPAHPTHMSGGYNNPMRQRPSPYGSPFSSPVLHPPPTAPAFQPPPSAPPFQPPPSAPQLHPFPPPPPFQISPTAPTYNPLPSAPMMNTDFLSQSDEAPPAYSLLFPSSAPDEPDAK is encoded by the exons ATGCCTTCAATCCAAAGCTTCACGATGACCTATGACGCGCTGAATGAGGAGGGGACGTTCTCGGAGGGAGACACTATTACTGGGAAAATAACACTGGTCCTATTTAAGGCCACCACTGTTGAGAGCCTGTTTGTTAAAGCGAAAGGAGACGCTGACGTACGTTGGACGAAAAAGAGCGGCGATCACACCAGGACGTACTCTTCACACAGGAGATACTTTAAACTGAAGAAGTTTCTAATCTCAGAGGACTCTCAGG AGACTGTGGTTCCCAGAGGAACCCATGTCTATAACTTTGTCTTCAACATACCACAAGG AAGCATGCCATCATCCTTCAAGGGGACTCATGGAAAGATTGTCTACAAGCTGGAAGCCAAGCTGTCCAGGAGTTGGAAGATGGACCGCACTGTAGAAAAGGACATCCGTTTTGTCTCCAAGTCCTTTCCAAACCTTCCTGCTCTAATG TCACGTCAAGTTGGTtcaaagaagaaggagatgggGCTTTTCTCAAGTGGATATGCTATCATGGATGTCATCGTTGACAAGAAGGCCTATGCCCCAG GTGAAACAATGGTGATTGTTGCAAAGATCAACAATTCCTCATCCACTGAGATGACACCCAAATTCAGATTAGGCCAGGATGTGGTGTACCGTGCCAACGGCAGTACCAAACATGAGGGCAACGTTATCCACAAACTGGCTGACCAACTTATTCCATCTCGAACACAAAAGGATATCAGGTGTACAGTGAAGATTCCTGGTGATCTGATGCCATCAATCCAGAATTGTGAAAGTATCTCAGTGGAGTACCATTTAAAG GTATATCTGGACATCAGCTTTGCTTTTGATCCAGAGATCATTTTCCCATTGGTCATTATTCCAAAAGACCTCGCTCCTGGCCCTCAGCCTCATGAGGCTGCAGGTCCATATCCCGCTGGGGCTGTTGGGGGTCCGAGCTACAGCGACTTCCCTCCTTCTGCAGTGTCCATGGGTCCTTATCCGACATCCCCACACTCAGGGAGTTATAGAAGCCCAAGAGCCCAAAGGAATTCAACACCACCACCTGTGTACCCAGGTAACCCACCTGTGTATGCTGGTTCACCAGGCATGTATCCTGCTCATCCAACACACATGAGTGGGGGCTACAATAACCCAATGCGACAGCGGCCTTCTCCATATGGATCTCCATTTTCATCTCCTGTACTTCACCCTCCACCCACTGCCCCAGCATTCCAACCACCCCCATCTGCCCCACCATTTCAACCACCCCCATCTGCCCCACAGCTCCACCcattccctcctcctccacccttcCAGATATCCCCAACTGCTCCTACATACAACCCGCTGCCTTCTGCACCAATGATGAACACAGATTTCCTGTCACAATCGGATGAAGCTCCTCCAGCATATTCGCTCCTTTTCCCATCTTCTGCTCCTGACGAACCTGATGCAAAATAA